The Fodinibius salinus nucleotide sequence ATCCCGTAAAGCCAGACGTACAGCCGGGTGATATTTTACAGCAGCTTCCTAATTCAGCTCCCGAGCAAAGTGAGTCATTTGACTCCATCTTCGAGGATTTCAATGATACTATTATACCAGGTATGACCCACTGGGAAAGCCCTAACTTTATGGGCTACTTCCCCGCAAACAAAAGTTATCCATCGGTGCTGGCCGAAATGCTGACGGCAACACTCGGCGCCCAGTGCATGAGCTGGCTGACCTCCCCTGCTGCCACCGAACTTGAAGAACAGGTAATGGTATGGTTGCGCAAACTCATTGGCATGCCGGAATCATTTACGGGTGTCATACAAGGTACCGCTTCTACTTCTACCCTTTGCGCACTGCTGATGGCCCGCGAACAGATTACCGATTTTGAGGTTAACGAAACCGGATTTCCCAGCGATGAACAGTTCACCGTTTATTGTTCTGCAGAAACACATTCCTCTATCGAAAAGGATGTAAAGATTGCAGGCTTTGGCCGGAGACATCTGCGTAAAATTCCTGTGGATAAGAATTTTGCCATGCAGCCGAAGAAGCTGGAGCAAGCAATTCGCAGTGACCTTGAAGACGGATACTCACCCACTGCTGTTGTAGCTACCGTCGGTACAACCGGATCTACAGCCATCGACCCACTGCAAGCAATTGGTGAAATTTGTACAAAATATGATGTATTCCTGCATGTAGATGCAGCCTATGCCGGTACAGCACTTATTCTTCCTGAAAACCGCTGGATGAATGAAGGCATAGAACATGCTGATTCTTTTGTATTTAATCCTCACAAATGGATGTTTACCAATTTTGACTGTTCAGCATTCTATGTTCAAGATGAAGCACTGCTGGTACGCACCTTTGAGATTATGCCGGAGTATCTGAAAACTCCCGAAGATCAGCGCGTTAAAAACTATCGCGACTGGGGTATTCCGCTGGGACGACGTTTCCGAGCTCTCAAACTCTGGTTTGTACTGCGAAGTTTCGGGGTTGAGGGATTGCAGGAAAAAATTCGTCACCATATTTCTCTGGCGCAAAATCTAAAAGACAAGATTCAACAACATAACCATTTTGAAATGCTGGCTCCGGTACCGCTAAATACACTATGTTTTCGATTCCATCCGAATTATATAGATGATGAAGAAAAACTTGATGAACTGAATGAGAAACTGCTCAACACCATACAGAAAAGCGGTGAACTTTTTTTAACACATACCAAACTGGGTGGGTCTTATACCATCCGTATGGTACTGGGCAATACTAATGTAACAGAAACGCATATGAAAAAAGCTTGGAAACTAATCACAGAAAAAGCCAATCAATTACTGTGATGAATATGTCTCAACCACTTAACTGACAAAACTGCTATTTGTAGGAAATGAATTCCATCGGTATGTTGCTATCCAATTATGAAATACAGCAATAATGCTAAATAAAGAAATTCAATTTTATGCAGTTATCAGATATTCAGGCACTGGTTACCGGCGGAAGCTCAGGCATCGGAAGAGCAACAGCTAAAATGATTATTGAATCTGGTGGCGAGGCAGTTATTGCCGCCCGAACCAAAAGCAAGCTAGAACAAACCGCAGAAGACATTGGGGCTATTCCCATTCAATGTGATGTGGGTGACGAGCAGCAGGTAGAAGAGCTCATCCAGAAAACAGACAAACAGCTGGATAACTATAATGTTCTTATCAATAATGCAGGCTATGGAAGTCACAAAAAGCTGATAAATGTTTCTGCGAAAGAAATGGAAGATCAACTACAAACCAATACTATCGGTGCTATGATGGTGGCCCGTGAATCGGCTAAGGTTTTTATTGATAATGATTACGGCAATATTGTCAACGTTTCCTCTTCTTCGGGAAAACGCGGATATGCCGGCGGTACTTCGTATGTAGCCAGCAAGTTTGCCCTCAGCGGTATGACCCAGTGTTGGCGCGCCGAGCTTCGTCCTCATAACATCCGGGTGATGCAAGTGAATCCCAGTGAGGTGCAAACGCCTTTTTTTAGTGACGGGCACGAAATAGAACGCGATATCAATGAAACCAAACTTGTTGCTGATGATATTGCCCAAAGCATCTGCGATATGCTGGGTATGCACGACCGCGCCTTCATTACTGAAACCAGTGTATGGGCTACCAATCCCAAATAGATTTCTAGTTATACTTTATGCTAAGAAAAAATCCATTTTTAAATAAGGTAACAATAACTCTATTGTTATTGAGTTTTGTTGGTCTATTATTACATTATTTTGACATTTTAAGTGCGTCTGTTCTTAAGATTTATTTTGGCGGGACATTCACGGGACTTTTTCTGGGATTATCAATTCAATTATATTATAGTCTCGTAAATCCCTCCGATTGGTTATTTCAAAGCAGATATCATATAGAAGGAGCAATCTTGGGTGGAAGTATTGGTTCTTATAGCCTGACAAAATACTCCTTTAGTAATGGGCTTGTGAATATTTTCGAGATAATCATTCCTCTTGTAGTCGGCTTAATTTTGGGAATATCCTGGATTAAAAGTGCCAAATATAGAACACTGAAAGACTGGAAAGGTAATTTAATTCAGCAAAATACGGATAATATTATTTTTAGTGACGCTGGTACTCTTACTGATCCAAATCACTCAAATACTAAGGGCACGGTGATGCTCACCCAAAATGAAATTATTTTTTCTCCTTCTAATGCGCAAAACCACAAAATAAGAACTGATTTATCCGAAATGAACCCTCTACTCGAAAAATCCGGGTTTGATTTTTTTAGCATACCAACTGGTATTCAACTTACCCAAGAACGCAGTATACATCCATACAAGTTTCCACGATACTGGCTGGAAAAAATTCGCAATATTCGTTCTGGGATTGAGTACTATGATGGATCATAAGACTAATATAATGTAAAAAATGCTCTGCGGTTGATCTATTGTGATCTCACTCAGCATACAGAACGAAAGAGAATGTTTGAGAAGTAGTTTATATATTTATTTCAAAATCAAGTAAACAATTGATCGGTATGTTTGGAGAAAAATCTTGGCTTATAAAAACCTTAGGATTATTTTTTCTTTTAATTTTACCAATATTGCTAGTACTGTATTTCAATTCTTCGATTTTAAGTATAGGACTCATTTTGCTTGAAGGAGCAGCTGTGGGTCTCATTTTTGGATCCATTATCGCATTAATATTTAGCGTAATAAATCCACCCCAGTGGTTATTTACCTATCGATACATTCTGGAAGGTATTCTCTGGGGGCTTATGATTGCAACTACAAGTTTATTCGTTACTACCAGTGAAGAGTCACTGAGTATGAGTAAGGCTGTATTTACAACTCTATTCTGCAGCGGAATGGGTGTACTTTGGATCTATTATTTCAAGTACAAAAAACTACAACAGCAAATGGAAGAATATCTATCTGGTAATTTGGATACGGTAGACCTCTGTGACGTTGCTAACTTTTCGGATCAAGAATATGATAATAAAAACAGCCTTTTATTATTATCCGCCAGCCATATTCAAATCGTATCAATAGACACTCATAAGAAGCTCGCTGACTTACAATTAAGTGAAATTAATCCGAAAATAAGAAGGAGAACCTGGTTCAACTTTCCTGCAGGTATCCAATTGTCAAACACTAAAGAGGTGAAAGTGAAATTCCCTCTCTACTGGTTCAAGAAAATAAGTATGCAAAAAAGATAGGTATGAGATTTTGGTTCAAGCCTGCTCAGGATAACACTCCTTACAAGGACACATATCCCGCAGCGTCCCCCATTGGTACATGCCGTTGTTGTGGCCGTCATTCCAGAAAATCTTGATGGCATGATTCCCAATCTGCTTAATAT carries:
- a CDS encoding pyridoxal phosphate-dependent decarboxylase family protein — its product is MNNSKFRKYAHELVDWMADYFEEVEEYPVKPDVQPGDILQQLPNSAPEQSESFDSIFEDFNDTIIPGMTHWESPNFMGYFPANKSYPSVLAEMLTATLGAQCMSWLTSPAATELEEQVMVWLRKLIGMPESFTGVIQGTASTSTLCALLMAREQITDFEVNETGFPSDEQFTVYCSAETHSSIEKDVKIAGFGRRHLRKIPVDKNFAMQPKKLEQAIRSDLEDGYSPTAVVATVGTTGSTAIDPLQAIGEICTKYDVFLHVDAAYAGTALILPENRWMNEGIEHADSFVFNPHKWMFTNFDCSAFYVQDEALLVRTFEIMPEYLKTPEDQRVKNYRDWGIPLGRRFRALKLWFVLRSFGVEGLQEKIRHHISLAQNLKDKIQQHNHFEMLAPVPLNTLCFRFHPNYIDDEEKLDELNEKLLNTIQKSGELFLTHTKLGGSYTIRMVLGNTNVTETHMKKAWKLITEKANQLL
- a CDS encoding SDR family oxidoreductase is translated as MQLSDIQALVTGGSSGIGRATAKMIIESGGEAVIAARTKSKLEQTAEDIGAIPIQCDVGDEQQVEELIQKTDKQLDNYNVLINNAGYGSHKKLINVSAKEMEDQLQTNTIGAMMVARESAKVFIDNDYGNIVNVSSSSGKRGYAGGTSYVASKFALSGMTQCWRAELRPHNIRVMQVNPSEVQTPFFSDGHEIERDINETKLVADDIAQSICDMLGMHDRAFITETSVWATNPK